A DNA window from candidate division KSB1 bacterium contains the following coding sequences:
- a CDS encoding Gfo/Idh/MocA family oxidoreductase, translating to MNDQPKTSIDRRTFLRATAAAGAGLILAPNILTGQTTPRNSNDLNIALLGAGAQGQVLVNACLKIPNVRFKAVCDIWTAYNQKRVVNLLQKYGHAPNAYEDYRDMLAAEKDLDAVLIATPDFWHARHTIACLEAGLHVYCEKEMSNNLQDARNMVLAARRTGKLLQIGHQRRSNPRYLHCYHKLLREAKILGRITNVRGQWNRAVQPDLGWPKKDAIPPAVLAKYGYESMHQFRNWRWYRRLGGGPIVDLGSHQIDIFNWFLGAPPKAVIASGGTDYYDKATHEWYDTVMVIYEYELLEGKVRAYYQTLTTNSSEGYFENFLGDQGTLQISESGSRGAIYREPSAPDWEKWVSSGYLKAPKEEKQADSGAVLDVRETVAPPSHELPVTFNDLYHKPHLENFFNAIRGKARLNCDQDVGYETAVTVLKVNEAVEAGRRLEFRTNEFHV from the coding sequence ATGAACGACCAACCCAAAACCAGTATCGACCGGCGCACGTTTTTGCGCGCCACGGCTGCCGCCGGCGCGGGCTTGATTCTCGCGCCCAATATTCTCACCGGACAAACCACGCCGCGAAATTCAAACGACTTGAACATTGCCTTGCTGGGCGCGGGCGCGCAAGGACAAGTTCTCGTCAATGCCTGTTTGAAAATTCCCAACGTGCGTTTCAAGGCGGTGTGTGATATTTGGACGGCGTACAACCAAAAGCGCGTCGTGAATCTGCTGCAAAAATACGGGCACGCGCCCAACGCCTATGAAGATTATCGGGACATGCTCGCGGCGGAAAAAGACCTGGATGCGGTGCTAATTGCGACACCGGATTTTTGGCATGCGCGGCACACGATTGCGTGCCTCGAGGCGGGCCTCCACGTTTACTGCGAAAAAGAAATGTCCAATAATTTGCAGGATGCGCGCAACATGGTGTTGGCGGCGCGGCGTACGGGCAAGCTTTTGCAGATCGGCCATCAACGCCGCAGCAATCCGCGCTACCTGCACTGCTATCACAAATTGCTGCGAGAAGCAAAAATCCTCGGGCGCATCACCAACGTGCGCGGCCAATGGAATCGCGCCGTCCAGCCCGACCTCGGCTGGCCGAAGAAAGATGCGATTCCACCGGCAGTGCTGGCGAAATATGGCTACGAATCGATGCATCAATTCCGCAATTGGCGCTGGTATCGCCGTCTTGGCGGCGGGCCGATCGTCGATCTGGGCTCGCATCAGATCGATATTTTCAATTGGTTTCTGGGCGCGCCGCCGAAAGCCGTGATCGCCAGCGGCGGCACGGACTATTACGACAAGGCGACGCACGAATGGTACGACACCGTGATGGTGATTTACGAGTACGAGCTGCTCGAAGGCAAGGTGCGCGCCTATTATCAAACGCTGACCACCAACAGCAGCGAAGGGTATTTTGAAAATTTTCTCGGCGATCAGGGCACGCTGCAAATTTCGGAATCCGGCAGCCGCGGCGCGATTTACCGCGAGCCGTCGGCGCCGGATTGGGAAAAGTGGGTTTCTTCCGGATACTTGAAAGCGCCGAAGGAGGAAAAGCAGGCGGACAGCGGCGCGGTTTTGGACGTGCGCGAAACCGTGGCGCCGCCGAGCCACGAGCTGCCGGTGACGTTCAATGATTTGTATCACAAACCGCATTTGGAAAATTTCTTCAATGCGATTCGCGGCAAAGCCAGGCTCAATTGCGACCAGGACGTCGGCTACGAAACTGCGGTCACGGTGCTGAAGGTCAACGAAGCGGTCGAAGCCGGAAGAAGATTGGAATTCAGGACGAATGAGTTTCATGTTTGA
- a CDS encoding Gfo/Idh/MocA family oxidoreductase: protein MALQRKLRYGMVGGGPGAFIGAVHRKAAALDGEIELVAGAFSSSPEKSKQQGAELFLNPHRVYGSFQEMAEKENRLPKEERIDFVSIVTPNHNHFEIAKTFITAGFHIVCDKPMTTTLADAETLCRLVKKHDVIFALTHNYTGYPMVKQARELVRQGALGAIRKIVVEYPQGWLATFLEGEGAKQAVWRTDPDQAGVAGCFGDIGSHAENLAHYITGLEIEELCADLTTFVPGRKLDDDANTLVHYEGGARGIMYASQISVGEENNLRIRVYGTEAGLEWRQEEPNYLSVRRPNGPEQIYKRGNSYLAPIAAHNSRLPSGHPEAFIEAFANIYRNAGRTIAAKIAGTTPGEFDADFPTVQDGARGVHFIHAVVQSSRQRGWMKARYTPPEV, encoded by the coding sequence ATGGCACTTCAACGAAAATTACGTTACGGCATGGTTGGCGGCGGGCCGGGCGCGTTTATCGGCGCGGTGCATCGCAAAGCCGCGGCGCTGGATGGCGAAATCGAATTGGTTGCCGGCGCGTTTTCCTCGAGCCCGGAGAAATCAAAGCAGCAGGGCGCCGAGCTTTTTTTGAATCCCCACCGCGTGTACGGCTCCTTTCAGGAAATGGCGGAAAAAGAAAACCGCCTGCCGAAAGAGGAGCGCATCGATTTCGTCTCGATTGTCACGCCAAATCACAATCATTTTGAGATTGCGAAAACTTTCATCACCGCCGGCTTTCACATCGTCTGCGACAAGCCGATGACCACGACGCTGGCCGATGCGGAGACGCTGTGCCGCTTGGTGAAAAAGCATGACGTGATCTTCGCGCTCACGCACAATTACACCGGCTATCCGATGGTGAAGCAAGCGCGCGAGCTGGTGCGGCAGGGCGCGCTGGGCGCGATTCGCAAAATCGTCGTTGAATATCCGCAGGGCTGGCTCGCCACGTTTCTCGAAGGCGAGGGCGCGAAGCAGGCGGTTTGGCGCACTGATCCGGATCAAGCCGGCGTGGCCGGCTGTTTCGGCGATATCGGCTCGCACGCGGAGAATCTGGCGCATTACATCACCGGTTTGGAGATCGAAGAACTCTGCGCGGATTTAACGACCTTCGTGCCGGGCCGCAAATTGGATGACGACGCCAACACCCTCGTGCATTACGAAGGCGGCGCGCGCGGCATCATGTATGCCTCGCAAATTTCCGTCGGCGAAGAAAACAATTTGCGCATTCGCGTTTACGGCACGGAAGCCGGGTTGGAGTGGCGACAGGAAGAGCCGAATTATCTTTCCGTTCGCCGGCCAAATGGCCCCGAGCAAATTTACAAACGCGGCAACAGTTATCTCGCGCCGATTGCCGCTCACAATTCACGCCTGCCCTCCGGCCATCCCGAGGCGTTCATCGAAGCCTTTGCCAATATTTATCGCAACGCCGGACGCACCATCGCGGCAAAAATTGCCGGCACAACGCCGGGTGAATTTGACGCCGATTTTCCGACCGTGCAGGACGGCGCCCGCGGCGTGCACTTCATTCATGCCGTCGTGCAAAGCAGCCGGCAGCGTGGCTGGATGAAAGCGCGTTACACGCCGCCGGAAGTATAA
- a CDS encoding TIM barrel protein produces the protein MMNRRTFLKTSAGATLGSLLANSLPAQAAGKSLAKIGVQLYTVRSLMQKDFEGTLKKVAEAGYKEVEFAGYYDRKPEEVKKLLDGLGLKAPSTHVPIEMLRDKLDAVIQTAQAVGHQYIVCPWLAPADRTLEKYKAHAALFNNVGEACRKANLQFAYHNHDFEFETVDGKIPYDVLLAETDPKLVQMELDLFWIKKGGQDALAYFAKHPGRFPLCHVKDMTEDQKMVDVGQGKIDFAAIFAQSKQAGLKHYFVEHDNPEDPLQSITASCRYLKRLKF, from the coding sequence ATGATGAACCGCAGAACCTTTCTCAAAACCTCGGCCGGCGCGACGCTCGGCAGTTTATTGGCAAATTCCCTCCCGGCGCAAGCCGCCGGCAAATCGCTCGCAAAAATCGGCGTGCAGCTTTACACCGTGCGCAGCTTGATGCAAAAAGATTTCGAGGGCACGCTCAAAAAAGTTGCCGAAGCCGGTTACAAAGAAGTCGAGTTTGCCGGCTACTATGATCGCAAGCCCGAAGAGGTGAAAAAATTATTGGATGGTCTCGGCTTGAAGGCACCGTCGACGCACGTTCCGATTGAAATGCTGCGCGATAAACTTGACGCGGTGATTCAAACCGCACAAGCCGTTGGGCATCAATACATCGTCTGCCCGTGGCTGGCGCCGGCGGATCGCACGCTGGAGAAATACAAGGCGCACGCCGCGCTCTTCAACAACGTCGGCGAAGCCTGCCGGAAAGCCAACCTCCAATTCGCCTATCACAATCACGACTTCGAATTTGAAACTGTTGACGGCAAAATTCCCTATGATGTTTTGCTCGCCGAAACCGATCCCAAGCTCGTGCAGATGGAGCTTGATCTGTTCTGGATCAAAAAAGGCGGGCAGGATGCGCTGGCTTATTTTGCCAAACATCCCGGCCGTTTTCCGCTGTGTCACGTCAAAGACATGACCGAAGATCAAAAGATGGTCGATGTCGGCCAGGGCAAAATCGACTTCGCCGCCATTTTCGCGCAGTCCAAGCAGGCCGGCTTGAAACACTATTTTGTCGAACACGACAATCCCGAGGATCCGCTGCAGAGCATCACGGCGAGCTGCCGGTATTTGAAGCGGTTGAAATTTTGA
- a CDS encoding (2Fe-2S)-binding protein has protein sequence MQATIQFKLNGKPTRLQVDGSRMLLWVLRTDLGLTGAKYGCGEGLCGACTVMVGKEAVRSCQIRVQDVAGKEVMTIEGLAKNGKLHPLQQAFMEHDALQCGYCTPGMILNAYGLLLKNPRPSSAEIIAGMDDNLCRCGAHQRIVQAIQSAVKGGAR, from the coding sequence ATGCAAGCAACCATTCAATTCAAGCTGAACGGCAAGCCCACGCGGTTGCAGGTCGACGGCAGTCGAATGCTGTTATGGGTGCTGCGCACGGACCTTGGCCTCACCGGCGCCAAGTACGGTTGCGGTGAAGGTCTGTGCGGCGCCTGCACAGTCATGGTGGGCAAGGAAGCGGTACGATCCTGCCAAATAAGAGTGCAGGACGTGGCCGGAAAAGAAGTCATGACCATTGAAGGCCTGGCAAAAAACGGAAAATTGCATCCGTTGCAGCAAGCCTTCATGGAACACGACGCGCTGCAATGCGGCTATTGCACACCGGGAATGATTCTCAACGCTTATGGCCTGTTGTTGAAAAATCCCCGGCCCAGCTCCGCAGAAATCATTGCGGGCATGGATGACAATTTATGCCGATGCGGCGCGCATCAGCGCATCGTTCAAGCCATCCAAAGCGCGGTGAAAGGAGGAGCAAGATGA
- a CDS encoding gluconate 2-dehydrogenase subunit 3 family protein: MNRREALKRVALLLGGAISAHVVNAVLSGYRPLPRYTPRTLSAEQNELVTTIAELIIPTTDTPGAKEAGVSQFIDLLLTEWYPAKDRDRFLAGLADLETQFQRKHGKGFLQGTSSEQADFLAKLDLEAIGARRARVKELPFFGMMKEMTLVGYYTSEIGATEELQFRPATDRYEGCLPLESVGGRAWAGVG; encoded by the coding sequence ATGAACAGACGCGAAGCTTTGAAACGTGTCGCTTTGTTGTTGGGCGGCGCGATTTCTGCACACGTAGTCAACGCCGTGCTCAGCGGCTATCGGCCACTGCCGCGCTACACGCCGCGAACGCTCAGCGCCGAGCAGAACGAGCTGGTGACCACTATCGCGGAGCTGATCATACCCACCACCGACACCCCCGGCGCGAAAGAAGCTGGCGTCAGCCAGTTCATCGATTTACTGCTCACCGAATGGTATCCCGCCAAAGATCGCGACCGGTTTCTCGCCGGTCTGGCTGATCTCGAAACACAGTTTCAACGAAAACACGGCAAGGGTTTTTTGCAAGGAACTTCGTCGGAGCAAGCCGATTTTCTGGCCAAGTTGGATTTGGAGGCGATCGGTGCGCGCCGGGCGAGGGTCAAAGAGTTGCCGTTCTTCGGCATGATGAAAGAGATGACGCTGGTGGGTTACTATACGTCTGAAATCGGCGCGACGGAAGAATTGCAATTTCGCCCGGCTACTGATCGCTACGAGGGCTGCCTGCCGTTGGAGAGCGTCGGCGGCAGAGCGTGGGCCGGAGTTGGGTGA
- a CDS encoding formylglycine-generating enzyme family protein, with protein sequence MSRQRMKATNGFFLFHLFVIIFPCAAQDLSPFVETIPGTSVKFEMIPLAAGAITINNTTVEIKPLWIGKTEVTWDEYDIYAFKLDEKENQKIGELDAIARPTKPYGAPDRGFGHQGYPALSMTFHTAQEYCRWLSAKTGKKYRLPTEAEWEYACRAGETEKISPASLDQRAWFWDNAEDKTHPVATKQPNKWGLCDMLGNAAEWVVGLDGKPVVAGGSYKDKAAKLHSGAREANADVAHDRSANAEEQMVAVGCDVCGISDRVRAVKNRPTKYANDAKPNKAKIWQNDLFCP encoded by the coding sequence TTGTCTCGCCAACGGATGAAGGCGACCAACGGATTTTTTCTTTTTCATCTGTTTGTGATTATTTTCCCATGTGCTGCACAAGATTTATCTCCTTTCGTCGAAACCATTCCCGGCACTTCTGTCAAGTTTGAAATGATTCCGCTGGCGGCGGGAGCCATTACGATCAATAACACCACGGTCGAAATCAAGCCGCTTTGGATCGGCAAAACCGAGGTGACCTGGGATGAATACGACATTTATGCGTTCAAGCTCGACGAGAAAGAAAATCAGAAGATCGGCGAGCTGGATGCGATTGCCCGGCCGACGAAGCCGTATGGCGCGCCGGATCGCGGCTTTGGCCATCAAGGCTATCCGGCGCTGAGTATGACGTTTCACACCGCGCAGGAATATTGCCGCTGGCTCTCGGCGAAGACGGGCAAGAAATATCGCCTGCCGACGGAAGCGGAATGGGAATATGCCTGCCGCGCCGGTGAAACCGAAAAAATTTCACCTGCAAGTTTGGACCAACGCGCCTGGTTTTGGGACAACGCCGAGGATAAAACTCATCCGGTTGCGACGAAGCAGCCGAACAAGTGGGGTTTGTGCGACATGCTCGGCAATGCGGCGGAATGGGTCGTCGGGCTCGACGGCAAACCGGTTGTCGCCGGCGGTTCTTATAAAGACAAAGCCGCGAAGCTTCACAGCGGCGCGCGCGAAGCAAATGCCGATGTGGCACATGACCGATCCGCAAATGCCGAAGAGCAAATGGTGGCTGTCGGATGCGACGTTTGTGGGATTTCGGATCGTGTGCGCGCCGTGAAAAATCGGCCCACAAAATATGCTAATGACGCGAAACCAAATAAAGCAAAAATATGGCAAAACGATTTGTTTTGCCCATAA
- a CDS encoding GMC family oxidoreductase produces MNNFYLAQKKVYDAIVVGSGITGGWAAKELTERGLKTLMLERGRPVEHRTDYITEDMGDWEFKFRNRGDRRLFEAEYPKQSQCYAFGEATRHFFVNDKENPYTHDPDKPFTWIRGYHLGGRSLLWGRQCYRWSDLDFEANARDGFGVDWPIRYKDIAPWYDYVESFSGISGSVEGIPHLPDGKFLPPMEMNCAERHVKEHIEKAFPGRKLIIGRVAVLTVPHQGRERCHYCGPCHRGCSAGAYFSTLSSTLPAARATGKLTVRCNSIVHSIIYDEKKDRAAGVRVIDRETKETLEFYGKVIFLCASTLGSTQILLNSSTPRFPNGLANSSGVLGHYLMDHPYQAGATGEIHGYEDKYYSGNRPNGIYIPRFRNLDASSKNPNYLRGFGYQGGASREGWQRGIAMPGLGVEFKKQLRQPGQWVMWIGGWGEHLPRYENYVELDPVQKDQWGMPLLKIHCAWSDNENKMREDMAVSAAAMLEACGAKNINAFISENPPGLCIHEMGTARMGRDPKTSVLNAFNQCHDVPNVFVTDGAAMTSSACQNPSITYMALTARACDYAVKQMKRGKL; encoded by the coding sequence ATGAACAACTTCTACCTTGCCCAAAAAAAAGTATACGACGCCATCGTTGTCGGTTCCGGCATCACCGGCGGATGGGCAGCGAAAGAATTGACGGAGCGCGGTCTTAAGACACTCATGTTGGAGCGTGGCCGCCCGGTCGAGCATCGCACAGATTACATCACTGAAGACATGGGCGATTGGGAATTCAAATTCCGCAACCGCGGCGACCGCCGGCTGTTTGAAGCGGAATATCCGAAGCAGAGCCAATGCTACGCATTCGGCGAGGCGACGCGCCACTTCTTCGTCAACGACAAAGAGAACCCTTATACGCACGATCCGGACAAACCGTTTACCTGGATTCGCGGCTATCATCTCGGCGGCCGCTCGCTCTTATGGGGGCGACAGTGTTATCGTTGGAGCGATCTCGATTTCGAAGCAAATGCCCGCGACGGCTTCGGCGTGGATTGGCCGATTCGCTACAAAGACATCGCGCCGTGGTATGACTACGTCGAGTCGTTCAGCGGCATCAGCGGCAGTGTCGAAGGCATTCCGCACTTGCCGGACGGAAAATTTCTGCCGCCGATGGAGATGAATTGCGCCGAGCGGCACGTGAAAGAGCATATCGAAAAAGCCTTTCCCGGACGCAAGCTGATCATCGGCCGCGTCGCCGTGCTCACCGTGCCGCACCAAGGCCGTGAACGTTGTCATTACTGCGGCCCTTGCCATCGCGGTTGCTCGGCTGGCGCTTATTTCAGCACCTTGAGCTCAACGCTGCCGGCGGCACGGGCCACCGGCAAGCTCACGGTTCGTTGCAACAGCATCGTCCACAGCATCATTTATGACGAGAAAAAAGATCGCGCCGCCGGTGTGCGCGTCATCGATCGCGAAACCAAGGAAACCCTGGAGTTTTATGGCAAAGTGATTTTCTTGTGCGCCTCGACGCTCGGCTCCACGCAGATTCTGCTGAATTCCTCCACACCGCGTTTTCCCAACGGCCTGGCCAACTCCAGCGGCGTGTTGGGACATTATCTGATGGATCATCCTTATCAAGCCGGCGCGACCGGAGAAATTCACGGCTATGAAGACAAATATTATTCCGGCAACCGCCCCAATGGCATCTACATTCCCCGTTTTCGCAACCTCGATGCGAGCAGCAAGAATCCGAATTATTTGCGCGGTTTCGGTTACCAGGGCGGCGCCAGCCGCGAGGGCTGGCAGCGCGGCATCGCCATGCCCGGTCTCGGGGTGGAATTTAAAAAACAATTGCGCCAGCCCGGCCAATGGGTGATGTGGATCGGCGGCTGGGGCGAGCATTTGCCGCGTTACGAAAATTACGTCGAGCTGGATCCCGTGCAAAAAGATCAGTGGGGCATGCCGTTACTGAAAATTCATTGCGCCTGGAGCGACAACGAAAACAAGATGCGCGAAGACATGGCGGTTTCGGCGGCGGCCATGCTCGAGGCGTGCGGTGCGAAAAATATCAACGCCTTCATCAGCGAAAATCCTCCCGGGCTGTGCATTCACGAGATGGGCACGGCGCGCATGGGTCGTGATCCAAAAACCTCGGTGTTGAACGCTTTCAATCAATGCCACGACGTGCCGAACGTCTTCGTCACCGACGGCGCGGCGATGACTTCTTCGGCGTGCCAGAATCCGTCGATCACCTACATGGCGCTCACGGCGCGGGCGTGTGATTACGCGGTTAAACAGATGAAGCGCGGCAAGTTGTGA
- a CDS encoding DUF1080 domain-containing protein — MKRLMILLVLGALLCGCGGATLPSLSVDERNAGWELLFDGHTFNGWRGYKMQQVPSAWKITKKGELYFSKKGRGGDIMTVEQYGDFELQLEWKISKGGNSGIFFWVTEDRNYSWETGPEMQVLDNAKHKDGLDPSTSAGANYALHAPAQDVTRPAGEYNAVRLVVKGTHIAHWLNGVKIVEYEIGSPDWETRVAKSKFGAMPGYGRNRKGHIVLQDHGDKVWYRNIRIRPL, encoded by the coding sequence ATGAAACGCCTGATGATTTTACTGGTTCTTGGCGCGCTTCTTTGCGGCTGCGGTGGTGCAACGCTGCCCTCACTTTCGGTGGACGAACGTAACGCCGGCTGGGAATTGTTGTTCGACGGCCACACCTTCAACGGCTGGCGCGGTTATAAAATGCAGCAGGTGCCGTCGGCCTGGAAAATCACCAAAAAGGGCGAGCTGTATTTTAGTAAAAAAGGCCGGGGGGGCGACATCATGACCGTCGAGCAATACGGGGATTTTGAATTGCAGCTCGAATGGAAAATCTCCAAAGGCGGCAACAGCGGGATTTTCTTTTGGGTGACGGAAGATCGAAATTATTCCTGGGAGACCGGCCCGGAAATGCAGGTGTTGGACAACGCCAAGCACAAAGACGGCCTTGATCCCAGCACCTCGGCCGGCGCCAATTATGCGCTGCACGCGCCGGCCCAGGATGTCACCCGGCCGGCCGGCGAATACAACGCCGTGCGTCTCGTGGTGAAGGGCACGCACATTGCGCATTGGCTCAACGGCGTCAAGATTGTCGAATACGAAATCGGCAGCCCGGACTGGGAAACGCGCGTGGCCAAAAGCAAGTTTGGGGCGATGCCCGGATATGGCCGCAATCGCAAAGGCCACATCGTGCTGCAGGATCACGGCGACAAGGTGTGGTATCGGAATATCAGAATTCGACCGTTGTAA
- a CDS encoding TIM barrel protein — translation MKRREFMKTGLAASVAALTMPASLSTKAEASPAGKHSFKHKYAPHFGMFENHAGKDLIDQLKFMADQGFTALEDNGMMSRPVEEQERIAKEMARLNMTMGVFVTYAEFGKATFVNNDKEVRDMLLKQMRAAVEVAKRVNAKWTTVVPGMFSTRLEWDYQTANVIEHLKYCAEVFEPHGVIMVLEPLNAWRDHPGLFLTKIPQAYQICRAVNSPSCKILDDLYHQQITEGNLIPNIDLAWEEIAYFQIGDNPGRREPTTGEINYRNVFKHIYQKGYRGVMGMEHGNSKPGKEGELAVIEAYVSCDDF, via the coding sequence GTGAAACGAAGAGAATTTATGAAAACCGGCCTGGCGGCGAGTGTAGCGGCTTTGACGATGCCAGCATCTTTGAGCACGAAAGCTGAGGCCTCGCCGGCCGGCAAACATTCCTTCAAACATAAATATGCCCCGCACTTCGGCATGTTCGAGAATCACGCCGGCAAAGATTTGATTGATCAATTGAAGTTCATGGCCGATCAAGGTTTTACGGCGCTGGAAGACAACGGGATGATGTCGCGCCCGGTCGAAGAGCAGGAGCGCATTGCCAAGGAAATGGCGCGGTTGAATATGACAATGGGTGTGTTCGTCACGTATGCGGAGTTCGGCAAAGCCACTTTCGTCAACAATGACAAGGAGGTGCGCGACATGCTGCTCAAACAAATGCGCGCCGCTGTGGAAGTCGCCAAGCGGGTGAACGCGAAATGGACAACGGTGGTGCCCGGCATGTTCAGCACGCGCTTGGAATGGGATTATCAAACCGCCAACGTCATCGAGCATCTGAAATATTGCGCCGAGGTCTTCGAGCCACACGGCGTCATTATGGTGTTGGAGCCGCTCAATGCGTGGCGCGATCACCCCGGACTTTTTCTCACCAAAATTCCGCAAGCCTATCAAATTTGCCGCGCCGTCAACAGTCCCTCCTGTAAAATTCTCGACGATCTTTATCATCAGCAAATCACCGAAGGCAATTTGATTCCGAACATCGACCTCGCCTGGGAGGAAATCGCCTACTTTCAAATCGGCGACAATCCCGGCCGCAGGGAGCCGACGACCGGCGAGATCAATTATCGCAACGTGTTCAAGCATATTTATCAGAAAGGCTATCGCGGCGTGATGGGCATGGAGCACGGCAACTCGAAACCGGGGAAAGAAGGCGAGCTGGCGGTGATTGAGGCGTATGTGAGCTGTGATGACTTTTAA
- a CDS encoding molybdopterin-dependent oxidoreductase — translation MMKADQYFDGDFEHLAASFTLSRRDFLKRLGGGIIVLWAMPTNLVSSLEAQERMYPADFNAYLRIGEDGRVSCFTGKIEMGQGIVTSLAQELAEELEVPLDVIDMVMGDTDLCPYDRGTWGSLTTRFFGPALRAAGAEAKAVLIELASEQLKIPKDRLIAKDGAVMEKAKPNNRVTYAQLAKGQKIARQLSEKAIVKSAADFKIIGKPATRRDALEKVTGKTKYAGDIQFPDLLYARILRPPAHGAKLLSVDTAPAQQIAGVQIIRDGDWVAVLHKYPDVAESALKKIKAEFDTPAANVDDQSIFDHLLKLAPEGQVVAEGGDLATGQKSAAATFDSTYLNSYVAHAPMEPHTATAKIEGDKITVWASTQSPFGARDEIARALDMPAEKVRVITPHLGGGFGGKSRNQQAVEAARLAKLSGKPVQVAWTRAEEFFYDSFRPAAIVKIKSGLSDAGGIAFWDYHVYSAGQRGAEHFYDIPHHRTAVYASAPRGAPSSHPFATGPWRAPANNTNTFARESQIDIMAAQAGIDPLEFRLKNLKNEKVQGVLKAAAEKFGWKPGKLPSGRGVGMACGFDAGTWVAVMAEVEVNKETGEVQVKRVVAAQDMGLVINPEGAKIQMEGCVMMGLGYALTEELHFKGGEIFDLNFDTYQLPRFSWLPKIETVLLDSTDPNPQGGGEPAIICMGAVIANAIFDATGARLFQLPMTPERIKNAMT, via the coding sequence ATGATGAAAGCAGATCAATATTTCGATGGCGATTTTGAGCACCTCGCCGCCAGCTTTACGCTCAGCCGCCGGGACTTTCTCAAACGCCTGGGTGGCGGCATCATCGTTTTGTGGGCCATGCCAACCAATCTCGTGTCGTCGCTCGAAGCGCAGGAACGAATGTACCCGGCTGATTTCAATGCCTATCTGCGCATCGGCGAAGATGGCCGGGTTTCCTGCTTCACGGGCAAGATTGAAATGGGACAGGGCATTGTGACTTCATTGGCTCAGGAGCTGGCCGAAGAGCTCGAGGTGCCGCTGGATGTCATCGATATGGTGATGGGCGATACCGACCTGTGTCCGTACGATCGCGGCACCTGGGGCTCGCTCACCACGCGCTTTTTCGGGCCAGCGTTACGCGCTGCCGGCGCCGAGGCCAAAGCCGTGCTCATCGAGCTTGCCTCGGAGCAGCTCAAAATTCCCAAAGACCGGTTGATTGCCAAAGACGGCGCGGTGATGGAAAAAGCCAAACCGAACAATCGCGTCACCTACGCGCAATTGGCCAAAGGCCAAAAGATCGCGCGGCAGTTGTCGGAAAAAGCCATCGTCAAAAGCGCGGCAGATTTCAAAATTATTGGCAAGCCAGCGACGCGACGAGATGCGTTGGAAAAAGTGACGGGCAAAACGAAGTACGCCGGCGACATCCAATTTCCCGATTTGTTATATGCGCGCATTTTGCGTCCGCCGGCGCACGGGGCCAAATTGCTCAGCGTGGATACGGCACCGGCGCAGCAGATTGCCGGCGTGCAAATCATTCGCGACGGCGATTGGGTGGCGGTGTTGCACAAATATCCGGACGTGGCGGAGAGCGCTTTGAAAAAAATCAAAGCCGAATTTGACACGCCGGCAGCGAACGTCGATGATCAAAGCATTTTCGATCATTTGCTCAAGCTGGCGCCGGAGGGGCAAGTTGTGGCCGAGGGCGGCGACCTCGCCACCGGGCAAAAGAGCGCTGCCGCAACTTTCGATTCGACCTATCTGAACAGTTACGTCGCGCATGCGCCGATGGAGCCGCACACGGCGACGGCGAAAATAGAGGGCGACAAAATCACGGTTTGGGCCTCGACGCAGTCGCCGTTCGGCGCCAGAGACGAGATTGCGCGAGCGCTGGACATGCCCGCAGAAAAAGTGCGGGTCATCACGCCGCACCTCGGCGGCGGTTTCGGCGGAAAATCGCGCAACCAGCAAGCTGTCGAAGCGGCGCGTTTGGCGAAATTGTCCGGCAAGCCGGTGCAAGTGGCGTGGACGCGCGCCGAAGAATTTTTCTACGATTCGTTCCGGCCTGCCGCAATTGTGAAAATAAAATCCGGCCTCTCGGATGCCGGCGGCATCGCGTTTTGGGATTATCACGTTTATTCCGCCGGCCAGCGCGGCGCGGAACATTTTTATGACATCCCTCATCACCGCACCGCGGTCTATGCCTCGGCGCCGCGAGGAGCGCCCAGCTCGCATCCGTTTGCAACCGGGCCCTGGCGCGCGCCGGCCAACAACACCAACACCTTTGCGCGCGAATCACAAATCGATATTATGGCAGCGCAGGCGGGCATCGATCCGCTGGAGTTCCGCTTAAAAAATCTGAAGAACGAAAAAGTGCAGGGCGTTCTCAAAGCCGCCGCGGAGAAGTTCGGCTGGAAGCCCGGCAAATTGCCCAGCGGCAGAGGCGTTGGCATGGCGTGCGGCTTTGACGCGGGCACCTGGGTTGCCGTCATGGCGGAAGTCGAAGTCAATAAGGAAACCGGCGAGGTGCAAGTCAAGCGCGTGGTCGCGGCGCAGGATATGGGTTTGGTGATCAATCCCGAAGGCGCGAAAATTCAAATGGAAGGCTGTGTGATGATGGGATTGGGCTACGCGCTAACGGAGGAGCTGCACTTCAAAGGCGGCGAGATTTTCGATTTGAATTTTGACACTTATCAGCTTCCGCGCTTTTCCTGGCTGCCAAAAATCGAAACCGTGCTGCTCGATTCGACGGATCCCAATCCGCAAGGCGGCGGCGAGCCGGCGATCATTTGCATGGGCGCGGTGATCGCCAACGCGATTTTTGACGCGACCGGCGCGAGATTGTTTCAACTGCCGATGACGCCGGAACGCATCAAAAATGCGATGACGTGA